CCTGGTGGTCGGTCATCGGTTCTCCTCGGGCGGTGTCGAGAGGGCGGAGGACGCTGCGGGCGGGACCGTGGCCGGCTCCCTCCGCTCGCTCGCGGCGTCCAGCTGATCGAAGCGAGCCGTCTCCTCGGCTTCTTTGCTCCCGGCCGGAGCGAGTTCGGCGACGGCCTCATCGGCCTTCCGCCGGCTGAGCGGCGCGAGCGTGAACGCGGTGCAGACGACGAGCCCGATGGCGACGAACACGATCGCCATCCAGTACGGGTCGAAGAAGAACAGCAGACACCCGATCGAGAGCACGGCCGTCCACGCGTAGAAGATCAGGACCGCGTGCAGATGTTTGTGGCCCATGTCGAGGAGACGATGGTGAAGGTGCTTGCGGTCGGCGCTGAAAGGCGACTTCCCCGCGCGCAGCCGCCGGACGACGGCGAGACCGAAGTCGAGCAGCGGGATGACCAGCACGGCGAACGGCAGGATGATCGGGATGAACGCGGGAACCAGCGAGGACTTCCCGAGCGTCTGCAAATCCTGCGGATTTATGGTTCCGGTGACCGAGATCGCCGAGGTCGCCATGAGCAAACCGATCAGGAGCGCGCCGGCGTCGCCCATGAACATCTTGGCGGGGTGCCAGTTGAGCGGCAGGAAGCCCGCGCAGGCTCCGACCAGGATGGCCGCGATCACCCCGGCGAGGCTGAAGTAGTTCTGCGGGCTGATCTCGCGCTGCAAGAGGTAGGTGTAGACGAGGAACGTTCCGTTGGCGATGAGCGCGACGCCCGCGACGAGACCGTCCAGCCCATCGATGAAGTTGATCGCGTTCATCACGAGCACGATCGCGAAGAGCGTGATGACGATGCTCATCAGAGGAGAGCCGACCGTGAGCCCGCCGATGGGCAGGGAGTAGATCTGCACGCCCAGCCAGGCGATGAGGCCGGCAGCCACGAGCTGGCCGGCGAGTTTGGTCATCCAGTCCAGGTCCCAGAGGTCGTCGGCGACCCCGATCACCACGATGAGGAGCGCGGCGCCCAGGATCGCGAGGATCGGACCCGAGTCGGAGAAGATCAGCGACAGAACGCCGAACTGGCTGGACAGCAGCCAGGAGACGCCGAAAGCGAAGAGAATGCCGAGGAAGATGGCGACGCCGCCCAGCCGGGGCGTCGGCCGGGAGTGGACATCGCGCGCGCGGATCTTCGGGTAGAGCCGGTAGCGCATCGCGAGCTTGTAGACGACGAAGGACATCCCGAACGTGATCACGGCCGAGACGAGGGCGAGGGCGAGGAGCAGGGTCACGGGATCAGGTGTCCGTCGGCTCCCCGGCGAGCGCATCGCCCGCAACCGCGCGCAGCTGATCGACGGTGACGACGCCGTGACGCAGGACGCGCAGCCCGCCGGCACCGGAGGCGAGCGCCGTCGCGTCCACGATGGTCGAGGAGGAGTCCCTGCCCTCCACCCGATCGTAGGCGCTGCCGGCTTCTCCCCCGTCGAGGTACACCGCGACGGCGTCGCCGAGCATCCCCTCCGCCTCTCTGGCGGTGCGGGCGGCGGGACGGCCGGTGAGATTGGCCGAGGAGACGGCGAGCGGACCGGTCTCCGCGAGGAGCTCCAGCGCGATGCGGTCCTGCGGCATCCGGAGCGCGACGGTGCCGCTGGTCTCCCCCAGATCCCAGACGAGCGAGGGCGCGGCGGGCAGCACGATCGTGAGGCCGCCCGGCCAGAACGCCTCGACCAGCGCCTCCACCTCGGCCGGGACGTGCTCGGCGAGGGCGGCGAGGGTCGGGAGGCCGGGGACCAGCACCGGGGGCGGCGACTGACGGCCGCGGCCCTTCGCGTCGAGCAGCCGTTGCACCGCGGCCGGGCTGAACGCGTCGGCTGCGACGCCGTAGACGGTGTCGGTGGGGATGACGACGAGCTCGCCGCGCCCGATCGCGCCGCGGGCCAGGCGCATGCCGGCGAGGAGGTCGGAATCGACAGAGCAGTCGTAGATGGTTGCCATGACGGGACAATGATAGCCGCGTGGAGCATAAGGCTCGCTGATCCCCGCCGTCTCCCGCACTGGTCGATACTGGTGACGATGGACGTCTACTTCTTCGACTGCGATAAGACCCTCTACGGCTACGACTTCCGCAAGCGCCTGCCGCGACTGGCCGAACTGTGCGGCGTGAGCCAGTACCGGCTCGCCTCGACGTGGTGGGCGGGCGGGCACGAACGCGCGGCGGAGAGCGGCGAGTACGCGACGAGCGAGGAATACCTGGACGCGTTCGCGGAGGTGACCGGCGCGCGACTGTCGCTGACGCAGTGGCAGGAGGCGCGGAAGGCGGCGATGACGCCCATCCCGGGCGCGATCGCCGCGCTGAAGGCGGCGGCTGCGCTCGGGACGGTGTCGCTGCTGTCGAACAACCCCATCCCCTTCAAGGACTCACTGCCGGTGCTGATGCCGGAGGCGGCCGGAACGCTGGGCGACAACGACCTCGTCTCCGCGGTTCTCGGGTCGCGGAAGCCGGAGCGCCGGGTCTACACCCGCGCACTCGACCGGTTCGGCGTCCGAGCGCAGGACGCCATCCTGTTCGACGACTCCCCCGACAATGTCGAGGGAGCCCGGGAGGCGGGAATGCACGCCCACCGCGTCGTGACGCGGGAGGACGGCTCGTTCGACAACGACGGACTGCTCGCGGCGATGCACGCCTTCGCGGAGCGGGAGAGGTGAGCGAGACGCCGCGCTGACTACGCGCGCCTCGCCGTCGTCACGCGGTCGCGCGCCGTCAGATCCCGGTGAGTCGCCGCCGCCCGCCAGCCGTCGGCGGTGAGGAGGTCGCGGACGGCGGCGCCCTGCCGTTCGCCGTGCTCGAGCACCAGCGCGCCGCCGGAGCGGAGGAGACGCCATGCCACCCAGGAGATCGTGCGCACGATGTCCAGCCCGTCCTCCCCGCCGTAGAACGCGACGTGCGGATCGAAGAGGCGCACCTCCGGGTCGCGCGGCACTGCGGCGTCCGGGACATAGGGCGGGTTGGAGATCACGACGTCCACCGTGCCGTCGAGCTCGGGAAGCGCGTCGGCGAGGTCGACGAACACAGCCCGGACGTTGGGCGCGCCCGCGCCGTCGATATTGCGGCGCGACCAGACGAACGCCTCCGGCGAATTCTCCACGGCGAAGACGCGCGCGTGCGGCACTTCCGTCGCGAGGGCGAGGGCGATCGCGCCGCTGCCGGTGCCGAGATCGACCGCGACCGGTTCCGGCGACGGCACAGCGCGCAGAGCGTCGATGGCGAACTGGGTCGTCTGCTCTGTCTCCGGGCGGGGCACGAAGACGCCGGGACCGACGGCGAGCTCCAGCGAGCGGAAGGGCGCGCGCCCCGTGATGTGCTGCACAGGCTCGCGGGCGGCGCGACGCTCGGCCAGGCGGCGCAGACGCGCGGCGTCGCCGGAGCCGAGGGGCGCATCCAGCACCGTCAGGGCCTGGACGCGGCCCCGGCTCACGTCGAGGACGTGCCCGATGAGCACATCCGTGTCCACGTCGGGGGCGGGGACGCCAGCTCGCGCGAGCAGGGCGGCCATCTCCTCGCGGAGGGAGCGGACCGTGGCGGCGGGGGCTTCGTCTGACATGGCCCGTCGAGCTTACCGGTCACAGACGGACACGGAACAGAAGCGGCGGATTAGAGTGAACGTATGCTAGCGAACATTCACGAGAACATCACGGAAGCCGTCGGCCGCACCCCGCTCGTCAAACTCAACCGGCTCGCAGCCGGTGTCGGGGCGGGAAACTAGAGTTCTACAACCCGGCCGGGAGCGTCAAGGACCGGATCGGCGTCGCCATCGTCGACGCCGCCGAGAAGGCCGGAGCGCTCCGCCCCGGCGGCACGATCGTCGAGGGCACCAGCGGCAACACCGGCATCGCGCTCGCGATGGTCGGCGCCGCCCGCGGCTACAAGGTCATCCTCACGATGCCGGAGACCATGAGCAAAGAGCGTCGCGTGCTGCTGCGCGCGTTCGGCGCCGAGATCGTGTGCTCACGCCCGGGCCGGAAGGGATGCGCGGCGCGGTCGAGAAGGCCAAGGAGATCGTCGCGACGACCGACAACGCGATCTGGGCGGAGCAGTTCGCCAACGAGGCCAACCCGGCCATCCACCGCGCCAGCACCGCCGAGGAGATCTGGGCCGACACCGACGGCGGCGTCGACATCTTCGTCGCGGGCGTCGGCACCGGTGGCACCGTGACCAGCGTCGGGCAGGTGCTCAAAGAGCGCAAGCCCGGAGTGCAGGTGATCGCGGTGGAGCCGGTCGACTCCCCCATCCTGAACGGCGGCAAGGCCGGACCCCACAAGATCCAGGGCATCGGCGCCAACTTCGTCCCCGAGATCCTCGACACCGCCGTCTACGACGAGGTAGTGGACGTGTCCTTCGACGACGCGATCGAGACCGCCAAGAAGCTCGCCAGCGAAGAAGGCATCCTCGCCGGCATCTCCTCGGGCGCGATCGTGTGGGCCGCCCTGCAGATCGCCGTACGCCCCGAGAACGCGGGGAAGACCGTCGTCGCGATCGTCTGCGACACCGGCGAGCGGTACATCTCCACAGCCCTCTGGGCAGACCTGCTGGACTGAGGCGTGCCAGTGTTCCGGGTGCGCGAAGACCTCGGCAACGCGCGCAAGCACGATCCTGCCGCGCGCGGACCCGTCGAGGTCGCGATCGTGTACTCCGGCCTCCACGCCGTCTGGGCGCACCGCGTCGCGCACAGGCTGTGGCGCGCCGGGCTCCGCACACTCGCGCGGATGCTCTCCCAGTTCGCGCGCTTCCTGACCGGCATCGAGATCCACCCCGGCGCCCGCATCGGCCGCCGCTTCTTCATCGACCACGGGATGGGCGTCGTCATCGGCGAGACCGCCTGGATCGGCGACGATGTGACGCTCTACCACGGGGTCACCCTCGGCGGGCGCGGCAGCGAGCACGGCAAACGACATCCGACCGTCCACGACGGGGTGATCGTCGGCGCGGGGGCGAAAGTCCTCGGGGCGGTCACCATCGGCGCCCGCACGGTCATCGGCGCGAACGCCGTCGTCGTCCACGACGCCCCACCGGACTCGGTGCTGACCGGCATCCCCGCTCGCCCTCGCCCCCGTCCCAGCCCCGCCCCGGACCTCGACCCCACCCTCTACATCTGACCCACCTCTCCATCGCTTCCTCACTTCTTCAGGCCCTTCATCGGCGTGTCGCCTGAAGAAGTGAGGAAGCGATGGCTGCGGGGTCAGTTGGGGGTGAGGCGGGTGAGGCGGAACTCTTCGTCGGCGAGGATGGAGGACTCGATGACGGGGCCGAGGAGGCCGTTCATGACGGCGTCGAGGTTGTAGGCCTTGTACCCGGTGCGGTGATCGGCGATGCGGTTCTCGGGGAAGTTGTAGGTGCGGATGCGCTCGGAGCGGTCCATTGTGCGGATCTGACCCTTGCGGAACTCGGCGGCCTCGGCGTCGGCCTCCTCCTGCTGTTTGGCGAGCAGGCGCGCGCGGAGAACGCGCATGGCGGCCTCGCGGTTCTGCAGCTGGCTCTTCTCGTTCTGCATGGAGACGACGATGCCGGTCGGGAGGTGGGTGATGCGCACGGCCGAGTCGGTCGTGTTGACCGACTGACCGCCGGGGCCGGAGGAGCGGAAGACGTCGATCTTGAGGTCGTTGGGGTTGATCGCGACTTCCTCGGGCTCATCCACCTCGGGGAAGACGAGCACACCGGCGGCGGAGGTGTGGATGCGGCCCTGCGACTCGGTCGCCGGGACGCGCTGCACGCGGTGGACGCCGCCCTCGTACTTGAGGTGGGCCCAGACGCCCTCGGCCGGATCGCTCGATGTGCCTTTGAAGGCCACCTGGACATCCTTGATACCGCCGAGATCGCTGGAGGTCTGCTCGATGATCTCGGCCTTCCAGCGCCTCGAATCCGCGTAGTGGAGGTACATCCGCAGCAGGTCGCCGGCGAAGAGGGCCGACTCCGCGCCGCCCTCGCCCATCTTGATCTCCATGATCACATCGCGGCTGTCGTTGGGGTCGCGCGGGATGAGCAGGCGGCGGAGGCGCTCGGACGACGCGGCGATGCCCTCCTCCAGGCCCGGGATCTCGGCGGCGAAGGCGTCGTCCTCGGCGGCGAGCTCGCGGGCGGCCTCCAGATCGTCGGTCAGCTGCTTCCACTCGGTGTAGGCGGCCGTGATGCGCGAGAGTTCGGCGTAGCGGCGGTTCACCTTCTTGGAGCGGACCGGGTCGCTGTGCAGCTCGGGGTCGGAGAGCTGCTGCTGGAGGTCGTCGTGCTCGGCGAGGAGGCCGGTGACCGATTCGAACATGGGGCTTCTTTCTGCCGTGAGGTGTCCGGGATACGAACGAACGTGCCCGTCCGGCGCGCACGGGCGCGACGGACGGGCACGTCCTCGTACTAGCGGTGGTCGTTCTCGTGGCCGTGCGAGTGCGCGGTGCCGTGGCCGTTCGCCGGTGCGGGCATCGACTTCTGCACCTGCATCAGGAACTCGACGTTGCTCGAGGTCTCCTTGAGGCGGCCGAGGACCATCTCGAGGGCCTGCTGCTGGTCGAGTCCGGCGAGGGCGCGGCGCAGCTTCCAGGTGATCTTGACCTCGTCCTGGCCCATCAGCATCTCCTCGCGGCGCGTGCCGGAGGCGTTGACGTCGACGGGCGGGAAGATACGCTTGTCCGCGAGCTGACGGGAGAGGCGCAGCTCCATATTGCCGGTGCCCTTGAACTCTTCGAAGATCACCTCGTCCATCTTGGAGCCCGTCTCCACGAGCGCCGAGGCGAGGATGGTCAACGAGCCGCCGTGCTCGATGTTGCGCGCGGCGCCGAAGAAGCGCTTCGGCGGGTACAGCGCCGAGGCGTCCACACCGCCCGACAGCACACGGCCCGAGGCCGGCGCGGTGAGATTGTAAGCGCGGCCGAGGCGGGTGATCGAGTCGAGCAGCACGACCACGTCGTGACCGAGCTCGACCAGGCGTTTCGCGCGCTCGATCGCGAGCTCGGCGACCGTGGTGTGATCCTCTGCGGGCCGGTCGAAGGTCGACGCGATGACCTCGCCCTTCACCGTCCGCTGCATGTCGGTGACCTCTTCCGGACGCTCGTCCACCAGGACGACCATCAGATGCACCTCGGGGTTGTTCGTCGTGATCGCGTTGGCGATCTGCTGCATCACGATGGTCTTGCCGGCCTTGGGAGGCGCGACGATGAGGCCGCGCTGTCCCTTGCCGATCGGGGCGACGAGGTCGATGATGCGCTGGGTGATCTTGGTGGGCTCGGTCTCCAGGCGCAGCCGCTCCTGCGGGTAGAGCGGAGTCAGCTTGCCGAACTCGACGCGGGCCGCCGCCTCCTCGACCGTCTGGCCGTTGACCGAGTCGACCTTCACCAGCGCGTTGTACTTCTGGCGGCTGTTGTTCTCGCCCTCGCGCGGCTGGCGGATGGCGCCGACCACAGCGTCGCCCTTGCGCAGGCTGTACTTTTTGACCTGGCCGAGCGAGACGTACACATCGCTCGCCCCCGGCAAATAGCCGGTGGTGCGAACGAAGGCGTAGTTGTCGAGCACGTCCAGGATGCCGGCGACCGGGACGAGGACGTCGTCCTCGGCGATCTCCGGCTCCAGCTCGTCCCCGGCGACGCCGCTGCGGCGCTTGCGGTTGCGGTCGCGGTAACGGCCCGGACGCTCGCCCTCGGCGTGCTGCTGACCGCTGCGGCCTTGCTGGCCCTGCTTCTCGCCCTGGTCGCCGCCCTGCTGAAGGTCCTTGGGCTGGTTCTGCTGGCCCTGGTTCTGGACCTGCTCGCCGTTCTGACCGCCGGCGCCCTTGTTGCGGTTGCGGCCGCGACGACGGCCGCCACCCGTCTGACCGTCCTGCTGGTCGCCGGGCTGTCCGGCCGGCCGCGAAGCGTCCGCCTCGGCGCTGTCGGCGCCCTCGGCGGGGGCGGTCTGCGGCGAGCTCTGCTCCTGCTGACCGCTCTGGCCGCGGCCGCGGCGGCTCCCGTTCTGGCCCTGGCCGTCACGCTGCGCCTGTTCGCGCGAGGCGAGAGCCGAGTCGAGCAGCGCATCGACATCCGGGATCAGCGACTCGACGCCCGTCTCCCCCGTGTTGACGTGCGTGCCAGCGGTGATGCGGGTGCCGTCCGGGCTGGACGCGCGGCGCGAACCGCGGCGGCGTCCTCCGGTCTGCGGCGGCAGCGCCGCCGCCGGCTCAGCCTCGACGGCCGGCTCAGCGACCGGCTCGGCACTGTCCTCGGCGGACGCAGCGATGAGCGGCTCGATGAGGAGCTGAGAGGCCGCGCTCACCGGTTCCTCCTGACCCGCGGCGGCGGGCGCAGGGGCGCCCTCCACCGCGGACCGCGCCGCGGCGATGGCCGCGACGAGTTCGCCCTTGCGAAGTTTGCTTGCGCCTTGGAGACCGAGCTGGGTGGCGAGAGCCTGGAGCTCCGCCACTTTGAGCGCGGTCAGGTCGCTGGTGTCCACGCCCCCGGCGTGGAGTTCGACATCAGTCACTGAAGAGGGTTCCTTTCCCCCGGCGCGCTCCGTGCGCGCCGCTATGAGCATTCGTCACACGAGACTGCCTTCGACGCGCTGCGTTCTGAATCCGCGCTACGTTGCGCTCTGGGCATCCGGATGACACCGGTGGTCCAGAAGCACAGACAGGAGTGACGGCATAATTGCTAAGAGATCACCCGGAAGCTGCATATGCTCGTGATACGGGTCCTTCGCGGGTTCTCCCACACTTTACCACCTCAGCGGGGCCGCTTTCGACTCTCGACAGCCGGTGTGTCTCCCGCACCGCTCGCAGCGTTCTCTGCGATCCGGGTCACCGTGGCCCCCTTGAAGTCGACCGCGAGCATGAGCGGCTGCCAGGCGGCGGCCGCCTGCGTCGCGACGAGCTCGGCGGCGGCGAGCCGCTGGCCCGGGTCGCTGCACAGCACGAGGATGGACGGACCGGCCCCCGAGACCACGGCCGCGAAGCCGTTGGTGCGCAGCAGAGTGATCAGCCGGTCGGTCTCCGGCATGGCCGAGGCGCGGTAGCTCTGGTGGAGCTTGTCCTCGGTGGCCGCGTGCAGCAGCTCGGGGCTCTGGATGAGCGCCGCGACGAGCAGAGCCGAGCGCGAGACGTTGAACACCGCGTCCTCGTGCGGAACGGAGGCCGGCTGAAGGCTGCGGGCGAGCGCGGTGGACATGACGTGCTCGGGGACCAGCACGAGGGGCGACACCCCGCGATGCACGATGAGCTTCTTGAACCGCGGTCCGTCCGGGGCCACCCACGCGATCGTCAGCCCGCCGAACAGCGCCGGCGCGACGTTGTCGGGGTGTCCTTCCATATCGTTCGCGAGCGCGAGCAGACCCTGCGCGTCGATGTCGGCCACACCCTGCAGAAGGCCTTTCGCCGCCATGATGCCGGAAACGATCGCAGCTCCGGACGATCCCATCCCCCGGCCGTGCGGGATGCTGTTGCGCGCCACCAGGCTCAGCCCCGGCAGCTCGACGCCGACGGACTCGAACGTGTGCGCGATCGCGCGGACGACCAGGTTGGTCTCGTCGGTGGGAACCTCGCCTTCGCCGACCCCCTGCACCGCGACCGTCGCGCCCGGTTCCGGTCGGACGCTGACGCGCAGCTCGTCGTACTGGGCGAGCGCCAGTCCGAGCGTGTCGAAACCAGGGCCGAGGTTCGCGCTCGTCGCGGGCACTTTGACGGCGACGGAGCGGCCGCTCAGATCGACCGTGCGCAGCATCACGCGCTCACTCCCGTGTTCGAGGTCAGGCCGAGGGTCTCGGCGACGGCGGCGTTGTCGATCGGGACGACGGTGGGGTGAACCTCGGAGCCGTCCGCAGTGCGCAGCGCCCACTGCGGGTCTTTCAGGCCGTGACCGGTCACCGTGAGCACCACGGTCGCGCCGGCGGGGATGACGCCCGCCTCCGAGCGCTCCAGCAGACCGGCGACGCTGATCGCACTGGCCGGCTCCACGAAGACGCCGACTTCTGCCGACAGGATGCGGTGGGCCTCCAGGATTCCGGCATCGTCGATCGCGCCGAAGTAGCCCCCGCTGTCGTCGCGCGCGCGCAGCGCGAGCTCCCACGACGCCGGGTTCCCGATCCGGATGGCGGTGGCGATGGTGTCCGGGTCCTTCACGGGGTGGCCGAGCACGATCGGCGCGCTTCCCGCGGCCTGGAAGCCGAACATCCGGGGCAGCTTCGTGGCCTCGCCGCGCTGCAGCTCCTCGGTGTAACCGCGGTGGTGGGCGGTGTAGTTGCCGGCGTTGCCGACGGGGACGACGTGGAAGTCCGGCGCATCGCCGAGCGCTTCGACGATCTCGAACGCCGCCGTCTTCTGCCCTTCGATGCGGTCGGGGTTGACCGAGTTGACCAGGTGAACCGGATAGCTGGCCGCGAGGTCGCGGGCGATGTCGAGGCAGTCGTCGAAGGTGCCCTGGACCTGAAGCAGCTGAGCATCGTGGGCGATCGCCTGACTGAGCTTGCCCGTGGCGATCTTGCCCTCCGGCACGAGGACGACGGCCTGGACGCCGGCGCGGGCCGCATAGGCCGCGGCCGAGGCGGAGGTGTTGCCGGTCGAGGCGCAGATGACGGCCTTCGCGCCGTGCTCCACCGCCTTGGAGATCGCCATCGTCATGCCGCGGTCCTTGAAGGAGCCGGTGGGGTTCATCCCCTCGAACTTGACGTACACGGTCGCACCGGTGCGGGCCGAGAGGGCCGGAGCCGGGATGAGCGGGGTGCCGCCTTCGCCGAGGGTCACGATCGGCGTCGATGCGGAGACGCTCAGGCGGTCGGCGTACTCGTGGAGGACACCGCGCCACTGCCTGCTGTACGGTTTCGGCGACGGGGACATTAGTATCCTTCGACTCGGAGAACGGACGAGATGGCGATGACGACATCGCTGGCCGCGAGCACCTCGACGGTGGCCGCCAGTGCGGCCTCCTCGGCCTCGTGCGTGCCGATGACCAGGGTAGCGGTGGGCGCTCCGGCACCGTGAATCGGCGCCGTGCCCGACAGGACGGCGACGCCCGTGGCGGTGGGCACCGACTGCCGCATCGTCTCGACGCTGACGCCGCCGTCACTCAGGATGCGTGCGACCGCCGCGAGCACGCCCGGCTGGTCGGCCACGTCCAACGTGATCTGGTAGCGGGTGATCACCCGGCCGATGTCGAGCACCGGGATGTCCGCGTGCGTCGACTCGGCGACGCCCGGCCCGCCCACGACGTGACGACGCGCGGCGGACACGACATCCCCCAGCACCGCAGAGGCTGTCTCGACGCCGCCCGCGCCCGCGCCGTAGAACATGAGGTCGCCCGCGGCCGCCGCCTGCACGAACACCGCGTTGTGTGCCCCATGCACCGCGGCGAGCGGGTGGTCGCGGCCGATGAGGGCCGGGTAGACACGGGCGGAGACCCCCTCCTCGCCCGTCTCGGGATCGGTGAGCCGCTCGCAGATCGCGAGCAGCTTGATGACGGCCCCGGCCTCGCGAGCGGCATCCACCTGCTCCTTGGTCACACTCGTGATGCCCTCGCGGTGGACGCGGTCGAGCGGCACGGTGGTGTGGAAGGCGAGGCTCGCGAGGATGGCGGCCTTCTGCGCGGCGTCGTAGCCGCCGATGTCCGCGGTCGGATCGGCCTCGGCGTAGCCGCGGTCGGTCGCCGTGGCGAGAGCGTCGGCCAGCGTCGCGCCGGTGGTGTCCATCCGGTCGAGGATGAAGTTGGTCGTGCCGTTGACGATGCCCAGGATGCGGTCGACCCGGTCGCCCGCGAGGCTGTCGCGCAGCGGGCGGATGATCGGTATGGCCCCGGCCACGGCGGCCTCGTAGTAGAGCTGTGCGCCGACCTGCTCGGCGACCTCGAACAGCTCGGGGCCGTGCGTCGCCATCAGCGCCTTGTTCGCCGTGATCACGTCGGCGCCCGAGGTGAGCGCCTCGTGTACGTAG
This genomic window from Leifsonia xyli subsp. cynodontis DSM 46306 contains:
- a CDS encoding L-threonylcarbamoyladenylate synthase translates to MATIYDCSVDSDLLAGMRLARGAIGRGELVVIPTDTVYGVAADAFSPAAVQRLLDAKGRGRQSPPPVLVPGLPTLAALAEHVPAEVEALVEAFWPGGLTIVLPAAPSLVWDLGETSGTVALRMPQDRIALELLAETGPLAVSSANLTGRPAARTAREAEGMLGDAVAVYLDGGEAGSAYDRVEGRDSSSTIVDATALASGAGGLRVLRHGVVTVDQLRAVAGDALAGEPTDT
- a CDS encoding HAD-IA family hydrolase, producing MDVYFFDCDKTLYGYDFRKRLPRLAELCGVSQYRLASTWWAGGHERAAESGEYATSEEYLDAFAEVTGARLSLTQWQEARKAAMTPIPGAIAALKAAAALGTVSLLSNNPIPFKDSLPVLMPEAAGTLGDNDLVSAVLGSRKPERRVYTRALDRFGVRAQDAILFDDSPDNVEGAREAGMHAHRVVTREDGSFDNDGLLAAMHAFAERER
- the prmC gene encoding peptide chain release factor N(5)-glutamine methyltransferase — translated: MSDEAPAATVRSLREEMAALLARAGVPAPDVDTDVLIGHVLDVSRGRVQALTVLDAPLGSGDAARLRRLAERRAAREPVQHITGRAPFRSLELAVGPGVFVPRPETEQTTQFAIDALRAVPSPEPVAVDLGTGSGAIALALATEVPHARVFAVENSPEAFVWSRRNIDGAGAPNVRAVFVDLADALPELDGTVDVVISNPPYVPDAAVPRDPEVRLFDPHVAFYGGEDGLDIVRTISWVAWRLLRSGGALVLEHGERQGAAVRDLLTADGWRAAATHRDLTARDRVTTARRA
- the epsC gene encoding serine O-acetyltransferase EpsC, which encodes MPVFRVREDLGNARKHDPAARGPVEVAIVYSGLHAVWAHRVAHRLWRAGLRTLARMLSQFARFLTGIEIHPGARIGRRFFIDHGMGVVIGETAWIGDDVTLYHGVTLGGRGSEHGKRHPTVHDGVIVGAGAKVLGAVTIGARTVIGANAVVVHDAPPDSVLTGIPARPRPRPSPAPDLDPTLYI
- the rho gene encoding transcription termination factor Rho, yielding MLIAARTERAGGKEPSSVTDVELHAGGVDTSDLTALKVAELQALATQLGLQGASKLRKGELVAAIAAARSAVEGAPAPAAAGQEEPVSAASQLLIEPLIAASAEDSAEPVAEPAVEAEPAAALPPQTGGRRRGSRRASSPDGTRITAGTHVNTGETGVESLIPDVDALLDSALASREQAQRDGQGQNGSRRGRGQSGQQEQSSPQTAPAEGADSAEADASRPAGQPGDQQDGQTGGGRRRGRNRNKGAGGQNGEQVQNQGQQNQPKDLQQGGDQGEKQGQQGRSGQQHAEGERPGRYRDRNRKRRSGVAGDELEPEIAEDDVLVPVAGILDVLDNYAFVRTTGYLPGASDVYVSLGQVKKYSLRKGDAVVGAIRQPREGENNSRQKYNALVKVDSVNGQTVEEAAARVEFGKLTPLYPQERLRLETEPTKITQRIIDLVAPIGKGQRGLIVAPPKAGKTIVMQQIANAITTNNPEVHLMVVLVDERPEEVTDMQRTVKGEVIASTFDRPAEDHTTVAELAIERAKRLVELGHDVVVLLDSITRLGRAYNLTAPASGRVLSGGVDASALYPPKRFFGAARNIEHGGSLTILASALVETGSKMDEVIFEEFKGTGNMELRLSRQLADKRIFPPVDVNASGTRREEMLMGQDEVKITWKLRRALAGLDQQQALEMVLGRLKETSSNVEFLMQVQKSMPAPANGHGTAHSHGHENDHR
- a CDS encoding MraY family glycosyltransferase, with protein sequence MTLLLALALVSAVITFGMSFVVYKLAMRYRLYPKIRARDVHSRPTPRLGGVAIFLGILFAFGVSWLLSSQFGVLSLIFSDSGPILAILGAALLIVVIGVADDLWDLDWMTKLAGQLVAAGLIAWLGVQIYSLPIGGLTVGSPLMSIVITLFAIVLVMNAINFIDGLDGLVAGVALIANGTFLVYTYLLQREISPQNYFSLAGVIAAILVGACAGFLPLNWHPAKMFMGDAGALLIGLLMATSAISVTGTINPQDLQTLGKSSLVPAFIPIILPFAVLVIPLLDFGLAVVRRLRAGKSPFSADRKHLHHRLLDMGHKHLHAVLIFYAWTAVLSIGCLLFFFDPYWMAIVFVAIGLVVCTAFTLAPLSRRKADEAVAELAPAGSKEAEETARFDQLDAASERREPATVPPAASSALSTPPEENR
- the prfA gene encoding peptide chain release factor 1, producing MFESVTGLLAEHDDLQQQLSDPELHSDPVRSKKVNRRYAELSRITAAYTEWKQLTDDLEAARELAAEDDAFAAEIPGLEEGIAASSERLRRLLIPRDPNDSRDVIMEIKMGEGGAESALFAGDLLRMYLHYADSRRWKAEIIEQTSSDLGGIKDVQVAFKGTSSDPAEGVWAHLKYEGGVHRVQRVPATESQGRIHTSAAGVLVFPEVDEPEEVAINPNDLKIDVFRSSGPGGQSVNTTDSAVRITHLPTGIVVSMQNEKSQLQNREAAMRVLRARLLAKQQEEADAEAAEFRKGQIRTMDRSERIRTYNFPENRIADHRTGYKAYNLDAVMNGLLGPVIESSILADEEFRLTRLTPN
- the thrC gene encoding threonine synthase codes for the protein MSPSPKPYSRQWRGVLHEYADRLSVSASTPIVTLGEGGTPLIPAPALSARTGATVYVKFEGMNPTGSFKDRGMTMAISKAVEHGAKAVICASTGNTSASAAAYAARAGVQAVVLVPEGKIATGKLSQAIAHDAQLLQVQGTFDDCLDIARDLAASYPVHLVNSVNPDRIEGQKTAAFEIVEALGDAPDFHVVPVGNAGNYTAHHRGYTEELQRGEATKLPRMFGFQAAGSAPIVLGHPVKDPDTIATAIRIGNPASWELALRARDDSGGYFGAIDDAGILEAHRILSAEVGVFVEPASAISVAGLLERSEAGVIPAGATVVLTVTGHGLKDPQWALRTADGSEVHPTVVPIDNAAVAETLGLTSNTGVSA
- the thrB gene encoding homoserine kinase, with the protein product MLRTVDLSGRSVAVKVPATSANLGPGFDTLGLALAQYDELRVSVRPEPGATVAVQGVGEGEVPTDETNLVVRAIAHTFESVGVELPGLSLVARNSIPHGRGMGSSGAAIVSGIMAAKGLLQGVADIDAQGLLALANDMEGHPDNVAPALFGGLTIAWVAPDGPRFKKLIVHRGVSPLVLVPEHVMSTALARSLQPASVPHEDAVFNVSRSALLVAALIQSPELLHAATEDKLHQSYRASAMPETDRLITLLRTNGFAAVVSGAGPSILVLCSDPGQRLAAAELVATQAAAAWQPLMLAVDFKGATVTRIAENAASGAGDTPAVESRKRPR